CGGGTGAGCGTCATATCTACGAGCGTCGCGTGTTCTACATCGATGAAGATTCCTGGCAGATCGGTGTGATCGACCAGTATGACCGTCGTGGCGACCTGTGGCGCGTGAGCATCGCCTATGTGAAGAACTACTACGAGGTGCCGACCCAGTGGACCGCGCTGGATACATTCCATGATCTGCGTGCCCGTCGTTACCATGTTCAGTTCCTGTCCAATGAGGAGCCGTCCAACCTGGACTTCACTCAGCCTGCACCAGGGGATCAGTATTTCCACCCTGCAGCGCTGCGGCGTCGTGGTCGGTAACATCTGATACACGATGATAACGGACACACTCTTGTAGTTTTTCATGCCGGGCACGCACACTGCGTGCCCGGCTTTTTCAGGATTGGATCAGTTCATGAGATATCTTGTTGCACTTGGCCTGATGGCCTTTTTTGGTGTGGCGCAGGCGGAGACGGTGTCGGCCGATGATCCGCTTCTGCGCGGGACTATTTATATTGATCTTGCTCGGGCAGGGGACCGTGTTGTGGCGGTCGGCGATCGCGGTCATATCATCTTCAGCGATGACGATGGGCGCACCTGGAGGCAGGGTGAAACACCCTCGGGCGTGCTGCTGACGGCAGTGTGCTTTGCCGATGCACAGCATGGCTGGGCGGTGGGCCACGATGCGGTGGTACTGGGTACCCGTGATGGCGGACAGACCTGGGCCCTGCAGTACAGCGACGAGCTGGGTGAGGCCGTTGAAGACGTCATCGATGATGAAGAGTATTACGACGATGACGACCTGTACGCCTACTATGATGACGATGATTTCTATGACGACGACGTGGGTGGCGGCGCAGTGGATACCTCCGGTGCCCCCCTTCTTGACGTCTGGTGTGACTCTGCGGATCGCGCGATAGCGGTCGGCGGCTACGGCTACATGGTGGAAACCACCGACGGGGGTGACACCTGGACGTTGCGGGCCGGTGATCTGCCGGACGACGAGGGCTGGCATCTTTATGCCATCGCCCAGCTGGACGGCGAGGCAGATACGCTGTTCATCGCTGGCGAGCGTGGCACTCTGTATCGATCGCGTGATCGTGGTCGTACCTGGCAGCGGCTGGAAAGCCCCTACCATGGCACTTTCTTTGGCATTACCAGTTCCGATACCCGCACCCTGCTGGTTCATGGCCTGCAGGGGAACGTCTGGCTCAGTCGGGATCGTGGTGACAGCTGGCGTCGTGTCGCCAGCGGTGTGCGCACGGGCGTCAACAGTGGCACCGTGCTTGCCGACGGCACCATTGTGCTGGTGGGCAACGCCGGTGCCATCATGACCAGTCGTGACCAGGGCAGCATGCTGTCACTGCGTTTCCTGCCGGGCCGGCAGACGATTTCCTCGGTGCTCGCCCGCAGAGAGGGTGGAGTGATCACAGCCGGCGCGGGCGGTGTGCGCGTGCTTGAAGACGTACGATAACGGCGGGGATCAGCATAATGACGGGTAATTTTTCATCCGCAATGGCCCGGGGGCTGTTTTCCATTCGTCCCCTGGTCCTGTTTGTATTCGCGGCGGTGACCGTGTTTCTGGGCATGCAAGCGCTGAACATCAAGGTGAATACCGATGTTCGCAAGATGGTGCCCATCAATCATCCTTACATCCAGAACTTCCTTGAGCATCGTAATGATGTCGAGCTGGGCAATGATGTCCGCGTGATCGTGGCGGATGTCAGCAACGAGGACATCTTCAACGAACAATACATGACGGCGCTGCGCGAGATTACCGACGAGGTATTCTCTCTGGATGGCGTGGACCCATCGCGCATCAGTTCCTTGTGGACACCGGATACGCGCTGGGCGGAAGTGACCGAGGACGGTTTCGAAGGGGGCGAGATCATCCCGCCGACCTATGACGGCTCCGAGGAAAGCCTTGAGCAATTGCGCACCAACGTGCTGCGTTCGCGTCACGTCGGTCGCCTGGTCGCTGATGATTTCCGTTCCAGCATTGTGCACGCCAGCCTGCTGGATGCGTTGGCAGCGGATTCGAACGTGGATATTCCGCAGTTGTCCGCCGCGCTGGACGATATTCGCGAGCGTTATCAGGCGGAGTATCCGGACATCCGTATCCATATCGTCGGCGCCGCCAAGATGGCCGGTGATGTGATGGCTGCGGCGGCCGAAGTAGCGATGTTCTTCTTCGTTACCATGGCCCTGACCGCGCTGCTGCTGTTGATCGACACACGCAGCCTGCGTGCCTCGGTGGTGGTGACCGCCTGCTCCTTCCTGGCCGTTATCTGGCAGCTGGGTATCGTGTCGTTGCTGGGCTTCACCATCGACCCGTACTCGATGCTGGTGCCATTCCTGGTTTTCGCGATTGCGGTGAGTCATGGCGTCCAGGTGGTCAATGCCTTGTCCAACTTTGCTGCTGACGGGCAGGACAAGCTGTCGTCAGCCATGTCCACCTTTGCCGCCCTGGCAGTGCCCGGCATTGTCGCGCTGGTCAGTGACGGTATCGGCTTCCTGACGCTGTATATCATCGAGATCGGCGTGATCCGTGAGCTGGCCATTGCTGCCAGTGTCGGTGTGGCGGTGATTATTCTCAGCA
This region of Isoalcanivorax indicus genomic DNA includes:
- a CDS encoding WD40/YVTN/BNR-like repeat-containing protein, giving the protein MRYLVALGLMAFFGVAQAETVSADDPLLRGTIYIDLARAGDRVVAVGDRGHIIFSDDDGRTWRQGETPSGVLLTAVCFADAQHGWAVGHDAVVLGTRDGGQTWALQYSDELGEAVEDVIDDEEYYDDDDLYAYYDDDDFYDDDVGGGAVDTSGAPLLDVWCDSADRAIAVGGYGYMVETTDGGDTWTLRAGDLPDDEGWHLYAIAQLDGEADTLFIAGERGTLYRSRDRGRTWQRLESPYHGTFFGITSSDTRTLLVHGLQGNVWLSRDRGDSWRRVASGVRTGVNSGTVLADGTIVLVGNAGAIMTSRDQGSMLSLRFLPGRQTISSVLARREGGVITAGAGGVRVLEDVR